Proteins encoded within one genomic window of Bacillus sp. 1NLA3E:
- the fabF gene encoding beta-ketoacyl-ACP synthase II, with the protein MKRRVVITGYGVISPLGNDVDTFWSHIKAAKSGIKKIQENGFEDINTKIGGFIDDFQPEQYFDKKELGKYDLFVQYAYAAAQQALNQAKLNPESTDAHRLGVYIGSGIGGINTVLENHKALLEKGPRRVSPFMVPMMISNMAAGIVAIKTGFKGPSFSPVSACATGNQAIGEAFLNILHGYSDAILAGGSEASINPLAFAGFSRMKAMSTNNDSPQKASRPFDKDRDGFVMSEGAGILLLEEYEHAKNRGATILGEIIGFGSTTDAHHITTPDFHGAERAMKLALDMAQIQPTDVDYINAHGTSTPEGDKSETKAIKNVFKDHAYRLKISSTKSMTGHLFGAAGGVEAIITLKSIMEDTIPPTINYEHPDEECDLDYVPNESIQAEVNYALSNGFGFGGHNAVLVFKKFID; encoded by the coding sequence ATTAAACGTCGAGTTGTCATCACAGGATATGGTGTCATTTCCCCATTAGGAAATGATGTAGATACGTTTTGGAGTCATATAAAAGCTGCAAAATCTGGGATTAAAAAAATCCAAGAGAACGGTTTTGAGGATATAAACACAAAAATTGGCGGCTTTATCGACGATTTTCAGCCAGAACAATATTTTGATAAAAAAGAATTAGGTAAATATGATTTATTTGTACAATATGCATATGCTGCCGCCCAGCAAGCATTAAATCAAGCCAAACTGAACCCGGAATCCACTGATGCACATCGATTGGGCGTTTACATCGGCTCAGGAATTGGCGGTATTAATACTGTGTTAGAAAATCATAAAGCCCTATTAGAAAAAGGGCCAAGAAGAGTGTCTCCATTCATGGTACCGATGATGATTAGTAATATGGCTGCTGGCATCGTGGCCATTAAAACTGGTTTTAAAGGACCGAGTTTCTCCCCAGTGTCTGCATGTGCCACTGGAAACCAAGCAATTGGAGAAGCATTCTTGAATATTCTGCATGGCTATTCTGACGCAATCCTTGCGGGAGGATCCGAAGCTTCGATTAATCCGCTGGCATTTGCCGGTTTTTCAAGAATGAAAGCCATGTCCACTAATAATGATTCACCGCAAAAAGCAAGTCGACCATTTGACAAAGACAGAGATGGCTTTGTCATGTCAGAGGGAGCAGGAATCCTGTTGCTCGAAGAATATGAGCATGCCAAAAATAGAGGTGCGACTATCTTAGGTGAGATCATTGGCTTTGGATCTACAACCGATGCTCACCACATTACTACTCCTGATTTTCATGGGGCAGAAAGAGCGATGAAGCTTGCCCTAGACATGGCCCAAATCCAGCCTACGGATGTTGATTACATCAATGCCCATGGCACAAGTACACCTGAAGGGGATAAATCTGAAACCAAAGCCATAAAAAATGTATTCAAGGACCATGCCTATAGATTAAAAATAAGCTCGACCAAATCAATGACAGGACACTTGTTTGGAGCAGCAGGCGGAGTCGAGGCCATCATTACACTTAAAAGCATCATGGAGGATACGATCCCCCCTACAATTAATTATGAACACCCTGATGAAGAATGTGATCTTGATTATGTTCCGAACGAATCCATTCAAGCAGAAGTAAACTATGCTCTTTCCAATGGTTTTGGATTTGGTGGGCATAATGCTGTGTTAGTGTTCAAAAAGTTCATAGATTAA